TTCAGTGAACGCTAATGTTGAGTGGTGCCGCCCCGTGCTTGATGGCGCGTAGGCAGTTCTAGATGCATGATTGAAGTAAAAAGTTGAGGAAAACTGTGTTAACATCGCGTGTTAACATCTTATTACATCTGACGATCtgagtttttattaatcgaaTCCTATCTACCCAGTATATTTCCCAGTATTTTCATGCGGAAACACCAATCTCGTAGTGGAAaacttttgataaaataaaaggaaaaacgagaatttatatattttaattctttaattatttttataaaatattcacatCGAACCTCTCCATCCATCAGTCCATCGCGAAAAGTCCCTTTACCcgttttcaatatttaaaaactgtaatAATCACTTTTCACAGTCGTCACTATCACCAATGATCAAAGGATTCTTCTCTACCAGGAACGAAGAACTATTGTATTTCTTCATCTCTTGTTCGAACAATATGTTATTGATAGCTTGCTTGATCATAGACCGCGTCCGCTCATCATGCTTACGTAGTGACACCGCGATATATTCTCCGAAACTATCACATTCATCTTTCCCTTTAACCGGTGAAGGTTTGACATACGGTTCTGTCAAGCTTCTGTCTCTCTCGCGCGTAAGAAAGTGCCTTTTAAAAGAGGGTCGCGTAGGTCGAACCGCTCTTGGCTTTCTGTAGTGCAATACTCTTTTTGGCGGCGGCTCGTCTTCTGGttcagtttttataattattgcttCCTGAATGAACTCAGTGTCCTCGTCGGAATGATCAGTGTTGCCATCGTGATCTTGATCGTTTGATTCCTCAACGTTTTCATCGACTTGTTtctgaaataagagaaaaaaCTGATTATGAAGAGTTTTCATAAGACTCTTAGATACATTTGTCTTATCGTACTTGGCCTATAAAGGCCCCGAATGAGCTGGAATCGATTTCGGTTTCGGTAGAAAGcttataattattcataatacaATATGATACATGGTTTTGGTATCCAATCGAGAAAATActcgataaattgaataaactcAATGTTAATTGGAATGTTAAGTTT
The nucleotide sequence above comes from Pieris napi chromosome 22, ilPieNapi1.2, whole genome shotgun sequence. Encoded proteins:
- the LOC125060885 gene encoding uncharacterized protein LOC125060885 isoform X2, translating into MNNSLCIRLISLYRDNKCLWDPYDSNYAKKSVREDAWRQISRKMNNMPTEDLKKKMRSLSGGYRRERFREKHSRLTGSGAYKSKWFAYDYFAFMADKNDPGPTRDIRQQKQVDENVEESNDQDHDGNTDHSDEDTEFIQEAIIIKTEPEDEPPPKRVLHYRKPRAVRPTRPSFKRHFLTRERDRSLTEPYVKPSPVKGKDECDSFGEYIAVSLRKHDERTRSMIKQAINNILFEQEMKKYNSSSFLVEKNPLIIGDSDDCEK
- the LOC125060885 gene encoding uncharacterized protein LOC125060885 isoform X1, encoding MPLQDELILSNEQVLRMVNEFKARPMLWDPEHDLYRIHTAKYEAWSEIAAIFNCDIVDLRRKFNSIFASHRREKGKVRHGNKSKWFLYDVLSFLPSHVQNNTSSPKRKASAKSVEFHKQVDENVEESNDQDHDGNTDHSDEDTEFIQEAIIIKTEPEDEPPPKRVLHYRKPRAVRPTRPSFKRHFLTRERDRSLTEPYVKPSPVKGKDECDSFGEYIAVSLRKHDERTRSMIKQAINNILFEQEMKKYNSSSFLVEKNPLIIGDSDDCEK